In Nostoc piscinale CENA21, the genomic stretch GTAGCCAGTGCCAGCGCCGACGGTACAATTCGGTTATGGGATGTCGCCACTGGTCAGTGTATTAAAATCATTCAAGGGCATAACGGTATGGTGACAGGCATAGCCTTTAGTCCTGATGGTCAGCTATTAGCCAGCGCCAGCTATGACAACACAAGTAAATTATGGGATGTCGCCACCGGACAATTAATAGAGAGTTTCCCTGTACACTTGGGGATGTCTGTAGCCTTCAGTCCTGATGGCACAAAGTTAGCATTTGGTGGTTTTGATGACACCGTCAGACTTTGGGATATCAAAACGCGAAAATGCGATCGCACCTTCACCGGACACCGCAATTGGGTGTGGTGGGTAGCTTTTAGTCCTGATGGCCAAACTTTAGCCACTGGTAGTAGTGTAGAACGCATCATCAGGCTATGGGATATAGAAACAGGTGAATGTCGGCAGATTCTCCAAGGACATCAAGATATGTTGTGGGCGATCGCATTTAGTCCTGATGGTAGTACCCTAGCTAGTACCAGTAGTGACGGTACAATCAAACTTTGGGATGTTGTAGCAGGTACTTGCATCGCCACTCTAGAAGGACATCATTCCTGGGTGATGTGCGCTACCTTTAGTCCAGACGGTAACATCTTAGTGGCGGGAGATGGTTATGCAGCCATTAAGCTTTGGGATATGACCACAAAACAGTGTATTAAAACCCTAACGGCTGAACAAATCTACGAAGCCATGAATATTCAAGGAGTTACAGGTTTGACGGAAGCGCAGAAATCAGCGTTGTTAACTTTGGGTGCTAACTCATAGATTCTCTTTGCGCCTCTGCGACTCTGCGTGAACCTTTATAGGTTTGGAGGATAGCCGAGGTAAACGCAAAGCTACGCAGAGTTTTAAATCACTTCGGTAGGAAAGCAAACCTCAATCGCTTTTTCTATTAAATCAAGACCTTTACAAACTACAGTATTCCGCCAAGTAATATCTGTGGGTGTAAACACTTCTTCTAATCGTTGGCGCGTCCATATTCTTGAGGCGTGTTCGGGAGAGGAATAAAAATGAGCGCGATTTTCTGCCCTTAAAGCTTCTACTACTTGAATAACTGGGTAAGTACCAAATTCAGCGGTGAGAAATTTGTAATCACATTGGGGAAACATCGCTTGACACCAAGTTCCTAAACCCCCACGAACTTTATACATTTTTCCATCTGGTTGATAGGGTTCTACGACATCAGCACCAAACTTTTCGATTAACCACTGGGCTGATTCTGAATCTGGGGGATCATCAATAAACAGTTTATAAGTTGCTTTTTTACCCAAGCCTGTGTGTAAATCAATATGCAAAACGTTTTTAGCATCGTCAATCCATCGCGGAAGATTAGCTGCTAAGATTTCATAAGTTTTAGATGGTCTGTGTCCACCAAAAAATAGTCCTTGGGGATAGTCGTATTGACCTACAGGTAAAGTATTTATTAAAGAAGTAATGCCGTGACGGAAAATAGTCGCGATCGCTTTCATCAAAAACGGTTCAAAAGCCGATGGTGGTGAAGTAGGGTTAAAGAAGCTATTCAATTCCTCGTACTTTTCAGGACTACCTGTATATTCCTCATTTGGTAGCAGAAAATTACGGTTGAGGTCGATATTATCCTCATTCCAACGCCGTCCCCAAGCAAAACCATAAGGATTTAAAGCGTGTAACAACACCAAAGCAGTTCCTGGGCTGGGACACCAACCAATTAAACGTTCTTCTAACAAAGCACATTGAACAGCAGAACCAAAAAAACCCTCCACCCCATGCAAGCCACTAGAAACAACCAAAATTTGCTCAGGTTGAGAATTTCCTAATATCCCCACATCAATAGTTAAGTCTTCCTCATCTGGGCCTGTTTGGTCAATAGAATATGTTTCTAATTGACAACCCAAAGCCTGCGCCGCCGCACAGAAACGATATCGTGCAGCAGCGTAGTTTGGACTAAAAGCAGAAGCGTAAGACATGGGAAGTGGGGGGACAAGGAGGATAAGGAAGACAAGGGAGAAGAGTTAATGACTACTAGCTAAAACCTATCTTTCATTCCGCGAATGCGGGCGAATGTTTGCACTGCATCGTTACTTTTGGCAGCTGCTTGTAGAGATGGTTGTTCCCAACGCAAAAAAGGATTGGTGCGCTTTTCTACTCCCAGCAGAGAGGGGACGGTGGCTTTACCTTGATCGCGAAAAGTTTTGACTTCTGCGTAGCGTTGTTGTAAGTCAGTATTCTCACCATCTACAGTCAAGGCAAATTGTAAATTTTTTAAGGTGTATTCGTGGGCGCACCAGACACGGGTATTATCTGGCAGGGAACGAATTTTTTCTAAGGATGAGACCATTTGTGTAGGTGAGCCTTCAAATAAGCGACCACAACCACCAGCAAATAAAGTATCCCCACAAAATAAATCTCCCGGTTCGTCTGCTGTTTGGGGTGGAAAGTAATAAGCAATATGGGCGCGAGTATGGCCGGGAACAAAGATGACTTCCGCAATGCGATCGCCAAAAGAAACGCGATCGCCTTGTTGTAGAAATACCTGCTGTCCGGGAATTCTCCCTTTATCCTCAGCCCCGCCATACACTGTGAGTTTCGGGAAGCGTTGCATTAACTGTTGATTGCCCCCTACATGATCATGATGATGGTGAGTATTAAAAATAGCGACTAACTCAGCATTCAGTTCTGCAAGTTTGTGCAGCACTGGTTCGGCCTCGGCTGGATCGACAACTGCGGCAATATTTTCTTGACTATTGTGCAGTAAGAATATGTAGTTATCTGAGAGTGCCTCAAGACGGAATACCCGCATTTCCTCTTAACTTCCTGAAATAATTAATTCTTGGTACTTTTTGAGATACTGTAACCTTTTGATTTTATTTATTCTAGCGGGTAAATCGCATGAGCTATATTCATCTACAACCGTGCTTATACTGAAAACATCGTAAAAACTCCTAAAAAACTGTGATTTTTCTCAGTAAAAATCCTCTGGGAGTATCAGTAAGTCCAAAGTTAGATTGATTGTATTCTTTTTAGTTCTAAAAATCGCTAAAAAGACCGTTATCAACGGGTGTACATATTTGCTATTGACTACCGAAATTAATCTTGAGCTGGGGTGCATTTACCTATACTTCAGTGAACAAATACACCCGTGATTTTTTGGATTTTTCAGGAGAAATAATGAGCGATCGCCCGTCTATCTACATTAATGTTGATAGTCAATCAGAAATTGCTATTAAAAAAATAGTAGACAAGATCATTTCGTCAGGAAAGATGAGCCGTCAAGACCATACATTGCTGCTTTCTCATGTATTTGCGAATGGTCAGTTCAGCGATAGAGTACGCCGCCAGATTAACCGTATACTAGACGAGATTCAAACAGGGCAGTTAAAATTTATGAACTGGTAGCCTCTGGTTTAGCAGAGCATTGAACATTGCATATTTCGCTGAAAAAGATTACCAATATAATATATTGTGAGTAAGCAACCAAGCAAAAATAAATTAAAAATATCAATTCTTGTCAGTGACCTCTCAGGTGCTGGAGCAGGAAGATGGGGAGGTGGAGGCGTTCGTTCTTTTTTATTAGCTCAAGCACTGCAAAAACTTGATTATCAAGTGGAAATTATCGGATTTAATTTCGGTGACGAGCCAGCAGTAATATCTCAAGCGGAAATTTTAGTTAGTCATGTTATTGGTTATAACTATCCACAATTTATTCAATCAGCATATCAACTTCTAAAAAAAACTAGATGGTGATATTATTTATGCTATGCGACCGAAGCCCACCACTTTCGGTTTAGCTTTGCTGCAAAAATTAAGTACTCATCGACCAGTAATTTTAGATATAGATGATTGGGAATTAAGTTGGCATGGAGGTGAAAAATGGCAATATCTCCCTTCAGCCAAGCAGTTTTTACGAGATATTCTCAAAAAAGATGGTGCTTTAAGATATCCAGATCATCCGCTCTATTTAAAGACAGTTGAAGGTATGGCAAATAAAGCCGATGTGATTACAGTTCATACTCAATTTTTAAGAGAGCGATTTGGTGGTGTTTACTTGCCCAATGGAAAAGATACGAATCTGTTTAATCCCAGTCTTTATGATCCTGAAGAAAGTAGGGCGCTTTATGGACTTTCTGACTATCGAGTATTAATGTTTCCTGGTGCGCCTAGACCATACAAAGGTGTTGAAGATGTATTGATAGCATTAGAAAAATTGAATGAGCCTGATTTAAGGCTAGTAATTGTTGGCGGTAGTCCCTATGATGATTATGATGCTCAACTTATGGAAAAATGGGGGCGTTGGATTATTAAGTTACCAAAATATCCTTCTAGCCAAATGCCTAAAATTGTTGCCGCAGCTCACGTTATAGTTGTCCCGCAGAGAAATACGCCAGCTGCTCTAGCTCAATTTCCATTGAAGTTGACAGATGGTATGGCAATGGCAAAACCAATATTGGCGACTAAAGTCGGGGATATTCCCGAAATTTTAGGAGAAAACGGTTACTTAGTTGAATCTAGTTCTCCTGAACAAATAGCTGAAAAAATTCAAGAAATATTTCTGCATTTAGATGATGCTAATGAAAAAGGAAAGATGGCTAGAAAAAGATGTATTGAATATTATAGCCTTGATACTATGGTTAAAATTTTATCGCAAATTTTTTATAATTTTGTATAAAAATATTTTACTAAATATTGGAATATTTTA encodes the following:
- a CDS encoding DUF2817 domain-containing protein, coding for MSYASAFSPNYAAARYRFCAAAQALGCQLETYSIDQTGPDEEDLTIDVGILGNSQPEQILVVSSGLHGVEGFFGSAVQCALLEERLIGWCPSPGTALVLLHALNPYGFAWGRRWNEDNIDLNRNFLLPNEEYTGSPEKYEELNSFFNPTSPPSAFEPFLMKAIATIFRHGITSLINTLPVGQYDYPQGLFFGGHRPSKTYEILAANLPRWIDDAKNVLHIDLHTGLGKKATYKLFIDDPPDSESAQWLIEKFGADVVEPYQPDGKMYKVRGGLGTWCQAMFPQCDYKFLTAEFGTYPVIQVVEALRAENRAHFYSSPEHASRIWTRQRLEEVFTPTDITWRNTVVCKGLDLIEKAIEVCFPTEVI
- the gloB gene encoding hydroxyacylglutathione hydrolase, with the protein product MRVFRLEALSDNYIFLLHNSQENIAAVVDPAEAEPVLHKLAELNAELVAIFNTHHHHDHVGGNQQLMQRFPKLTVYGGAEDKGRIPGQQVFLQQGDRVSFGDRIAEVIFVPGHTRAHIAYYFPPQTADEPGDLFCGDTLFAGGCGRLFEGSPTQMVSSLEKIRSLPDNTRVWCAHEYTLKNLQFALTVDGENTDLQQRYAEVKTFRDQGKATVPSLLGVEKRTNPFLRWEQPSLQAAAKSNDAVQTFARIRGMKDRF